In Nitrosarchaeum sp., the following proteins share a genomic window:
- a CDS encoding NAD(P)-dependent oxidoreductase → MKKDIKKIPNKKNGNIKIGIIGTGILGNAVGLNLLKSGFNVTVYNRTKEKTNELKKHGAKIAESPKIVAENSDLVIIIIKDANAVKRIAFGKNGIRFGNHNGLVVADMSTISPIESKEITKKFLEHKIIKLDTPVMGGPNVAIIGELVLMVSGDKRTFNKFKKVFEKIANKIFYLGDSGTAHLVKLAMNLQITMLALALSEGITLVRSSKANPKVFLDILNSTYFKTGMSEKKAYKMIQNEFNPTFTLANLKKDISTITKTSKSLGINLPMIKKAEQVYQNALTQGFGDIDYTGILAHIRKINDR, encoded by the coding sequence ATGAAGAAAGACATTAAAAAAATACCTAATAAAAAAAATGGAAATATAAAAATTGGAATTATAGGTACAGGAATTCTTGGAAATGCAGTAGGATTAAATTTACTTAAATCAGGTTTCAATGTGACAGTTTACAATCGCACTAAAGAAAAAACTAATGAATTAAAAAAACATGGCGCTAAAATTGCTGAATCACCAAAGATAGTAGCTGAAAATTCAGATTTAGTGATAATAATCATAAAAGACGCAAATGCAGTGAAAAGAATTGCATTTGGAAAAAACGGAATCAGGTTTGGAAATCATAATGGATTAGTAGTGGCAGATATGAGCACAATAAGTCCAATAGAATCAAAAGAAATTACAAAGAAGTTTCTAGAACATAAAATAATAAAATTAGACACACCAGTTATGGGTGGACCCAACGTGGCAATTATTGGAGAACTGGTGTTAATGGTGTCAGGAGATAAAAGAACATTTAACAAGTTCAAAAAAGTTTTTGAGAAAATTGCAAACAAGATATTTTATTTAGGAGATTCTGGAACAGCCCATCTAGTAAAACTTGCAATGAATCTACAAATTACAATGCTTGCTCTTGCACTTTCAGAGGGGATTACATTAGTAAGAAGTTCAAAGGCAAATCCAAAAGTATTTCTAGACATTTTAAATTCAACGTATTTTAAAACAGGAATGAGTGAGAAAAAAGCATACAAAATGATACAAAATGAGTTTAATCCCACTTTCACTCTTGCTAATTTGAAAAAAGACATAAGCACAATTACAAAAACCAGCAAATCACTTGGGATCAATCTTCCAATGATTAAAAAAGCTGAACAGGTATACCAAAACGCATTAACGCAAGGATTTGGAGATATAGATTATACAGGAATCTTAGCACATATTAGAAAAATAAATGATCGATAG
- the cofD gene encoding 2-phospho-L-lactate transferase, with protein sequence MITVLAGGTGSVKLVRGLVSQESKVNVITNVGDNYWLYGLYVCPDIDTIIYGLADLLDQERGWGIKKDTFNFLRQMEVFGEETWFRVGDRDAATHLIRTNMLKNGKNLSDITKWMCEKFAVSANIIPVTDNSIETRITTDKGELHLQEYWVKHRGRDPVEGIQYIGADKARPNPEAVNAIHDADMIILAPGNPLTSIGPMLQIKGIRKELSKIKKKVVAVSPLIGDKAVSGPAAKYMEAAGIETNAYGLAKMYSDVCSNIVVDTKDRLLVKKIQSLDMKVYETKITMNNKLAEDALANFILKQIHV encoded by the coding sequence ATGATTACAGTATTAGCAGGTGGAACAGGTTCGGTAAAGCTAGTTAGAGGATTAGTATCACAAGAATCCAAAGTCAACGTAATAACTAACGTAGGAGACAATTATTGGCTTTACGGACTATATGTATGTCCAGATATTGATACTATAATCTATGGTCTTGCAGATTTATTAGATCAAGAAAGAGGATGGGGAATCAAAAAAGACACGTTCAACTTTCTAAGACAAATGGAAGTATTTGGTGAAGAGACATGGTTTAGAGTTGGAGACAGAGACGCAGCAACACATTTGATTAGAACTAATATGTTAAAAAATGGTAAAAATTTAAGCGATATTACAAAATGGATGTGTGAAAAATTTGCAGTTAGTGCAAACATAATTCCAGTAACAGATAACAGTATTGAAACAAGAATAACCACAGACAAAGGAGAATTGCATCTTCAAGAATATTGGGTAAAACATCGTGGAAGAGACCCTGTAGAAGGAATTCAATATATTGGAGCTGATAAAGCACGCCCAAATCCCGAAGCAGTAAATGCAATTCATGATGCAGATATGATAATTTTAGCGCCTGGAAATCCGTTAACATCTATCGGTCCAATGTTACAAATTAAAGGAATCAGAAAAGAACTATCAAAAATTAAAAAGAAAGTTGTTGCAGTCAGTCCGCTCATAGGAGACAAAGCAGTTAGCGGACCTGCTGCAAAATATATGGAAGCAGCTGGAATTGAAACAAACGCATATGGTCTTGCAAAAATGTATTCGGATGTCTGTTCAAATATCGTAGTAGATACAAAAGACAGGCTACTTGTTAAGAAAATCCAAAGTTTAGATATGAAAGTATACGAAACAAAAATTACTATGAATAACAAATTAGCTGAAGACGCATTAGCAAATTTTATTCTTAAACAAATACACGTATAA
- a CDS encoding TIGR00341 family protein — MKRIELTCFEQQAPSIEYILKKYKVSYNLKLAMIDDHKLIHYNVIVPDIISRNVINALSDVLDTTIKEIYLISQTLDSAISDYSDKLHEEEKLKNVKKDKKTTEEFKSLTEPSVELKKNLLFMIAIASSVALVGLFANNASLVIGAMLLSPLLGPITAFSFNAAVGQPKKMYKAAKSGLVLTLVIIAIGAGLTAIASSFIELEITPEILARTEMTPVFLVVAILLGLAGGIAMSSDIPGILVGVAIAAALVPPAVVTGISIAMLDYDMFINSLTLTVANILGLVLGTMIVFFALGITPRKYHEQEQAKKYQSYTIVVFIVMSVALGILTFWI; from the coding sequence TTGAAACGAATTGAATTAACTTGTTTTGAACAACAAGCACCAAGTATCGAATACATATTGAAAAAATACAAGGTTTCCTACAATTTAAAATTGGCAATGATTGATGATCATAAATTAATTCATTACAATGTAATAGTTCCTGATATCATTTCAAGAAATGTCATAAATGCTTTAAGTGATGTTCTTGATACTACTATCAAAGAGATTTATCTTATTAGTCAAACATTGGACTCTGCAATTTCTGATTATTCTGATAAATTACATGAAGAAGAGAAACTAAAAAATGTAAAAAAAGATAAAAAAACAACTGAAGAATTTAAATCACTTACAGAACCTTCTGTGGAATTAAAGAAAAATTTATTATTTATGATAGCGATTGCATCTTCAGTAGCTCTAGTTGGTTTGTTTGCAAATAATGCATCTTTGGTAATTGGAGCAATGTTGTTATCTCCTTTACTTGGTCCGATAACTGCATTCTCTTTTAACGCCGCTGTTGGTCAACCGAAAAAAATGTACAAGGCTGCAAAATCTGGATTAGTTTTAACCCTAGTAATAATTGCAATAGGTGCAGGATTAACTGCGATTGCATCCTCATTTATCGAATTAGAAATTACACCTGAAATTCTTGCAAGGACTGAAATGACTCCTGTATTTCTAGTGGTTGCAATTCTTCTAGGATTAGCTGGCGGTATTGCAATGTCTTCCGACATTCCAGGTATTCTTGTAGGTGTGGCAATTGCCGCAGCCCTAGTTCCACCTGCTGTCGTTACAGGCATATCTATTGCCATGTTAGATTATGACATGTTCATTAATTCACTTACATTAACTGTAGCAAATATTCTGGGGTTGGTATTGGGTACTATGATTGTCTTTTTTGCACTTGGTATAACTCCTAGAAAATATCATGAACAAGAACAAGCAAAAAAATATCAATCATATACTATTGTCGTCTTTATTGTGATGAGTGTGGCATTAGGAATTTTGACATTTTGGATATGA
- a CDS encoding universal stress protein has product MFKKIVVAFITKQFENKSFLIGLDIAQKFNGSLTVVDCVYKKPSKFVFFETSHDKKSYAKTKEKILKNLEKFKKIANDKDIPIKTKVALTDSISDWIVDFVKEKKTDLLIIDHPHLSEFENDHYEFIIKSITDSVKIPILLLRS; this is encoded by the coding sequence ATGTTTAAAAAAATTGTTGTTGCATTTATCACAAAACAATTTGAGAATAAATCCTTCCTAATTGGTTTAGATATTGCACAAAAATTCAATGGAAGTCTTACTGTTGTTGACTGTGTTTATAAAAAACCCTCTAAATTTGTTTTTTTTGAAACTAGTCATGATAAAAAATCATATGCTAAAACCAAAGAAAAAATTTTAAAAAATCTTGAAAAATTTAAAAAAATTGCAAATGATAAAGATATTCCAATTAAAACAAAAGTTGCATTGACTGATTCCATTTCTGATTGGATAGTAGACTTTGTAAAAGAAAAAAAAACTGATCTTCTGATAATTGATCATCCTCATTTGTCTGAATTTGAAAATGATCACTATGAATTTATAATAAAATCGATAACTGATAGCGTTAAAATTCCAATATTGTTGTTACGTTCCTAA
- a CDS encoding C2H2-type zinc finger protein, which produces MLTVDCRDVESIKSELVVYVSDQVAAIPTLKNHAFMLSSLDDEIIDKDIVITSIKEFLGSIGEGNNFAVISNNDIISIKSIYGKTIERDSLPNSDMFSCTHCGFLTRYEVELQNHMKLHYL; this is translated from the coding sequence ATGCTTACTGTTGACTGTAGAGATGTTGAATCTATAAAATCTGAATTGGTGGTCTATGTCTCTGATCAAGTTGCGGCAATCCCTACTCTGAAAAATCACGCCTTTATGCTATCTTCATTAGATGATGAAATTATCGATAAAGATATTGTAATAACATCAATCAAAGAGTTTTTGGGGTCAATTGGTGAAGGGAATAACTTTGCTGTAATTTCTAATAATGATATTATCTCGATCAAGTCAATCTATGGGAAAACAATTGAACGTGATTCACTTCCTAATTCAGACATGTTTTCATGTACTCATTGCGGTTTTCTTACTAGGTATGAAGTAGAATTACAAAATCATATGAAATTGCATTATCTATGA
- a CDS encoding DsbA family protein, which produces MARTGILFGIVVSIIAVGVILIYSTSSVETANTDVRLHGTISTTTGSPIIGSPSAPITIVEFGDYQCHQCYNWFHNTKPFIFQNYVDTGKVNLVFVDLAFLGRDSPKAAQASYCAEDQGKYWEYHNQLYISQESKIDNGWANSERLKSFAFSLGLDPKLFDSCLDSGKYAKRVQSNIAEAKKFGVSGTPTFFIIGPNGQQEKLVGAQPYSVFTQVLDSMI; this is translated from the coding sequence GTGGCTAGAACAGGAATTTTGTTTGGTATTGTAGTATCTATAATTGCTGTTGGTGTGATTCTAATCTATTCTACGTCTTCAGTTGAAACTGCAAATACCGATGTACGACTACATGGTACTATCTCTACTACTACTGGCTCACCTATTATTGGATCCCCGTCTGCACCAATCACTATTGTTGAATTTGGTGACTATCAATGTCATCAATGTTATAATTGGTTTCATAATACGAAACCCTTTATTTTTCAAAATTATGTTGATACTGGTAAAGTTAATCTGGTTTTTGTTGATCTTGCTTTTTTGGGTAGGGATTCTCCAAAAGCAGCTCAAGCATCATACTGTGCGGAGGACCAAGGAAAATATTGGGAATATCATAACCAACTATACATTTCTCAAGAATCCAAAATAGATAATGGCTGGGCAAATTCTGAACGCTTAAAATCATTTGCATTTAGTTTAGGTCTTGATCCAAAATTGTTTGATAGTTGTCTTGATTCAGGAAAATATGCCAAAAGGGTTCAATCCAATATCGCCGAGGCAAAAAAGTTCGGTGTGAGTGGAACTCCAACATTTTTCATCATTGGTCCTAACGGACAACAAGAAAAGCTAGTTGGTGCACAACCTTATTCTGTTTTTACACAAGTGTTGGATTCAATGATTTAG
- the cofC gene encoding 2-phospho-L-lactate guanylyltransferase → MKIAAIIPVKTFSLAKTRLDLSSHQKEELCKIMLEEILHILSISPQIDKTIIVTKESKAIELAKKYNAVIISDNEEKSVNNAVALADKYLLENKFDASIVFPQDIPFIKTQDIDFMLNYKIPPNFAIVVPSRRFDGTNALVRMPIDLMITHYDEDSYKIHMNTAKEVTRNVALVFVKRIMLDVDNMEDLKFLLEQNEKPEISKKIKGILDLK, encoded by the coding sequence TTGAAAATTGCAGCGATTATTCCTGTAAAGACTTTCTCATTAGCAAAAACACGTTTAGACTTATCATCACATCAAAAAGAAGAACTTTGTAAAATTATGTTAGAAGAAATTTTACACATTTTATCAATTTCACCACAAATTGATAAAACAATAATTGTTACTAAAGAGTCAAAAGCAATTGAACTTGCTAAAAAGTACAATGCAGTTATCATATCAGATAATGAAGAAAAAAGTGTAAACAATGCGGTTGCATTGGCTGACAAATATCTACTAGAAAATAAATTTGATGCATCAATAGTTTTTCCTCAGGATATACCATTTATCAAAACTCAAGATATTGATTTTATGTTAAACTACAAGATACCGCCTAATTTTGCCATAGTGGTACCATCTAGAAGATTTGATGGTACAAACGCCTTAGTAAGAATGCCAATTGATTTGATGATAACACATTACGATGAAGATAGTTACAAAATTCATATGAATACAGCAAAAGAGGTTACAAGAAATGTAGCTCTAGTTTTTGTAAAAAGAATAATGTTAGATGTGGATAATATGGAGGATTTGAAATTCCTCTTAGAACAAAATGAAAAACCGGAAATTTCAAAGAAAATTAAGGGCATTTTAGACTTGAAATAA
- a CDS encoding Sjogren's syndrome/scleroderma autoantigen 1 family protein, with protein MSKDLTKKAAEMLLNGATLLSEPCPYCSGVRVMKEGHALCINCGREPEKKEIPIETKHQTEKTSIEITLEKKLSKLSKELEQETNHEKQQQILKSINSIIETIEKLKNNQTPKKQQS; from the coding sequence ATGTCAAAAGATCTTACAAAAAAAGCAGCAGAAATGCTGTTGAATGGAGCAACATTGCTGAGTGAACCATGTCCATACTGTTCAGGAGTAAGAGTGATGAAAGAAGGGCATGCATTATGCATTAATTGTGGAAGAGAACCAGAGAAAAAAGAGATCCCAATTGAAACGAAACACCAAACTGAAAAAACAAGTATAGAAATAACGTTAGAAAAAAAACTCTCTAAATTATCTAAGGAATTAGAACAAGAAACAAATCATGAAAAACAACAACAAATTCTAAAGTCTATTAATTCAATCATTGAAACAATAGAAAAATTAAAAAATAATCAGACCCCAAAAAAACAACAATCTTAG
- a CDS encoding SDR family oxidoreductase yields the protein MRLADKVAIVTGASSDIGKGIAKRFAEEGAKVVLIARNLEGLEKARKEIGHEKSTASMSCDLTNESQVMQTINQIMDTYGKIDILVNNAGAINDPVHFHEMQDSEIRKLIDINLFGIFHITKAVLNKMSDTKKGVIVNIGSISSERAIPRVHLAAYSATKAAITMFTKSIAVEYARKNIRCNCVNPGIINSGMIKPYLDQPQARKVLEERLPLARIGEPVDVANAALFLASDEANWITGTILNVDGGKTASEG from the coding sequence ATGAGACTTGCAGATAAAGTTGCAATTGTAACTGGGGCTTCAAGCGATATTGGAAAAGGAATTGCTAAAAGATTTGCTGAAGAAGGAGCTAAAGTAGTTCTCATTGCAAGAAATCTAGAAGGCTTAGAAAAAGCAAGAAAAGAGATAGGACATGAAAAGTCCACAGCATCAATGTCATGTGATCTAACTAACGAGTCACAAGTGATGCAAACGATTAATCAAATTATGGACACCTATGGAAAAATAGATATTTTGGTGAATAATGCAGGTGCCATCAATGATCCAGTTCACTTTCATGAAATGCAAGATTCAGAAATCAGAAAATTAATTGACATTAATTTATTTGGAATTTTTCATATTACAAAAGCTGTGTTAAATAAAATGTCAGATACTAAAAAAGGAGTAATTGTAAACATTGGATCAATCTCAAGTGAACGAGCAATACCAAGGGTTCACCTAGCAGCATATTCAGCAACTAAAGCTGCAATAACAATGTTCACAAAATCAATTGCAGTAGAATACGCAAGAAAAAATATCAGATGTAATTGTGTAAATCCAGGAATAATTAACTCTGGAATGATAAAGCCCTATCTAGATCAACCTCAAGCAAGAAAAGTTTTAGAAGAAAGACTACCATTAGCAAGAATAGGGGAACCTGTAGATGTAGCAAATGCTGCATTATTCTTAGCATCAGATGAAGCCAATTGGATTACCGGAACCATCCTCAATGTAGATGGTGGAAAAACGGCTTCAGAAGGATAG
- the yciH gene encoding stress response translation initiation inhibitor YciH, with the protein MAVICNTCGLPEDLCACGELAKDSTKIIIRLETRRFKKKGTMIEGLDPKLNNLEIVAKELKNKYACGGTAKDGYIFLQGDHRDTIKETLIHLGFPEASIELH; encoded by the coding sequence ATGGCAGTAATTTGTAATACTTGTGGTCTACCAGAAGATCTTTGTGCATGTGGTGAACTTGCTAAAGATAGTACAAAAATTATAATTCGTTTAGAAACCAGACGATTCAAGAAAAAGGGAACCATGATTGAAGGATTGGATCCGAAATTAAATAATCTGGAAATAGTTGCAAAAGAATTAAAAAACAAGTATGCTTGTGGAGGAACAGCAAAAGACGGGTACATATTTCTTCAAGGTGATCATCGGGATACAATCAAGGAAACCCTTATTCATTTAGGCTTTCCTGAAGCTAGCATCGAACTTCATTAG
- a CDS encoding NAD(P)/FAD-dependent oxidoreductase, whose translation MASEYYYDLVIVGGGPAGSSAAFEASKNGIKVALIEKEETIAHSVRTSGVTWIQNIKEFGIPDDCYNPIKNYSFCSPNNEVTISDTVSHAAVLDVRKTYRWLAEQAKNEGVNIFLKTSIKNAIKNKEGDIIGVSGTTKEGEIIFYAKIIIDATGFSSTISKDMGFVTQWERFGVGAEYEVSAENVDSETWWLMVGQKYSPSGYAWIFPVGRNIVRIGVGIGKPESSVDPTERLKELMDSKIGPIKKLGKITPIEFHYGLIPNDGLSRKTVYNNLILVGDSAGQANPLVLEGIRYAIKYGRVAGKVAATAIKSGITDESALYPYEETWKKEIQGKIKSAGKVQDRWIGLTDEEWDKELDIIKELRPEEFLDFIKAEFGLTNMIKLATHHPKLAVRQLFNLVKSKNK comes from the coding sequence TTGGCTTCAGAGTATTACTATGATTTAGTTATAGTTGGAGGCGGACCCGCTGGTTCATCTGCAGCTTTTGAAGCATCAAAAAATGGAATAAAGGTAGCACTAATAGAAAAAGAAGAGACAATTGCACATTCAGTTAGAACAAGCGGAGTAACTTGGATACAAAACATAAAAGAATTTGGGATCCCAGATGATTGCTATAATCCAATTAAAAATTACTCATTCTGTTCACCAAACAACGAAGTCACTATTTCAGATACTGTTTCACACGCAGCAGTTTTAGATGTAAGAAAAACATATCGATGGTTAGCTGAGCAAGCAAAAAATGAAGGAGTGAATATTTTTCTTAAGACTAGTATCAAAAATGCAATAAAAAACAAAGAAGGAGATATCATTGGTGTAAGTGGAACAACCAAAGAGGGAGAGATTATATTTTATGCAAAAATAATAATTGATGCAACCGGATTTTCTTCAACTATTTCAAAAGATATGGGTTTTGTTACTCAGTGGGAAAGATTTGGAGTAGGAGCAGAGTACGAAGTAAGTGCAGAAAATGTAGATTCTGAGACATGGTGGCTCATGGTAGGTCAGAAATATTCCCCATCAGGATATGCATGGATTTTTCCTGTTGGAAGAAATATTGTAAGAATAGGAGTAGGCATAGGTAAACCAGAGTCATCAGTAGACCCAACTGAGAGATTAAAAGAGTTGATGGATTCAAAAATAGGCCCAATTAAAAAATTAGGAAAGATCACACCAATTGAATTTCATTATGGATTAATTCCAAATGACGGACTGTCAAGAAAAACAGTTTATAATAATTTGATTCTAGTAGGAGATTCTGCAGGTCAAGCTAACCCATTAGTATTAGAAGGGATTAGATACGCTATAAAATACGGACGAGTTGCAGGAAAAGTAGCAGCTACAGCAATAAAATCAGGAATTACTGATGAAAGCGCATTGTATCCTTATGAAGAAACTTGGAAAAAAGAGATTCAAGGAAAAATCAAGTCAGCTGGAAAAGTGCAAGACAGATGGATTGGGTTAACAGATGAAGAATGGGATAAAGAATTAGACATAATTAAAGAATTAAGACCTGAAGAATTTTTAGACTTTATCAAAGCAGAGTTTGGATTGACAAACATGATAAAATTGGCAACTCATCACCCAAAGTTAGCAGTTAGACAGTTATTCAATTTAGTAAAAAGTAAAAACAAGTGA
- a CDS encoding class I SAM-dependent methyltransferase — MDSVRKTFDKWAKNGRADLMEKEHGKNVIKILKTISFDRPFLFLDFGCGNGWVVRRISKDPFCKKAVGIDKSKNMIIEANKKKINNNEEYINTDLENFKFNNKFDIIFSMESLYYVDSIELALKKIYKLLKPGGKFFCGTDFYSDNKATVKWAKMMKIQMHLHSKQEWINFFKKAGFETKTKQVKDLKNKKKWKREFGTLFIIGKKPERQSSN; from the coding sequence ATGGATTCTGTTCGTAAAACCTTTGATAAATGGGCCAAAAATGGGAGAGCGGATTTAATGGAAAAAGAACACGGAAAAAATGTGATAAAAATTTTAAAAACAATTTCTTTTGACAGACCATTTCTGTTTTTAGATTTTGGATGTGGTAATGGATGGGTAGTTAGAAGAATTTCCAAAGATCCTTTTTGTAAAAAAGCAGTCGGCATAGATAAGAGTAAAAATATGATCATAGAAGCTAATAAGAAGAAAATCAATAACAATGAAGAATACATCAACACAGATCTTGAAAATTTTAAATTCAATAACAAATTTGACATAATATTTTCAATGGAATCTCTATACTATGTGGATTCAATTGAATTGGCTCTGAAAAAAATATACAAATTATTAAAACCAGGAGGAAAATTTTTTTGCGGAACAGACTTTTATTCAGATAATAAAGCAACTGTAAAATGGGCAAAGATGATGAAAATTCAAATGCATTTGCATTCAAAGCAAGAGTGGATAAATTTCTTCAAAAAAGCAGGATTTGAAACTAAAACAAAACAAGTAAAAGATTTAAAAAATAAGAAAAAGTGGAAACGAGAATTTGGAACGTTATTTATCATAGGTAAAAAACCAGAAAGACAATCTTCAAATTAA
- a CDS encoding CPBP family intramembrane glutamic endopeptidase, with protein sequence MQSPNKILQMVGIPHLALLSVIFGMMLLSFPIGLFTVFNTDIGNDINFEYPLKDLDIFKTIEFLIPNSIEIGDVFIVLWSIYASLFAIAMFGPKSGFLKILSLNLSRGKFETKSNYMITITKWFSIIILLSIVIDYVQQFFGIPTVPPPIDNNLTQFLYVSLSPIIEEFGFRVILIGLPLFVFYSHKLSFSHFFKSLWSPNHYLHISDHKKSLFLIVFVGVFFGLAHIMTGEPWSEGKLVQASMSGIILGWLYVRFGLITAILVHWGTNYFIFSYANFVSQINEIAIDVAFSHSLLNTMEILFFISGAFSILVVLLDYFNSKKEQKLKIE encoded by the coding sequence TTGCAATCTCCAAACAAAATACTCCAAATGGTAGGGATTCCCCATTTGGCACTTCTTTCTGTCATATTTGGTATGATGTTACTATCGTTTCCAATTGGATTGTTTACTGTATTTAATACTGATATTGGAAATGACATTAATTTTGAATATCCTCTAAAAGACCTTGATATTTTTAAAACAATTGAATTTCTAATTCCAAATAGCATTGAAATAGGCGATGTCTTTATTGTCTTGTGGTCAATTTATGCATCTCTTTTTGCAATAGCTATGTTTGGGCCTAAATCTGGATTTCTGAAAATACTTTCTCTGAATTTATCTCGTGGAAAATTTGAAACAAAATCTAACTATATGATAACAATTACTAAATGGTTTTCAATAATTATTTTGCTCTCGATTGTTATTGATTATGTTCAACAATTCTTTGGAATTCCAACTGTTCCCCCACCAATAGATAATAACCTGACTCAATTTTTGTATGTAAGTCTATCTCCTATCATTGAAGAGTTTGGATTTAGAGTTATACTTATTGGGTTACCGCTCTTTGTATTTTATTCCCATAAATTATCTTTCAGTCATTTTTTTAAATCCCTTTGGAGTCCTAATCATTACTTACATATTTCTGATCATAAGAAATCATTATTTTTGATAGTTTTTGTTGGTGTGTTTTTTGGACTAGCTCACATAATGACTGGTGAACCGTGGAGCGAAGGTAAACTTGTACAGGCTAGTATGAGCGGAATAATTCTTGGATGGTTATATGTTAGATTTGGTCTGATAACTGCAATTCTCGTTCATTGGGGAACAAATTATTTCATATTTTCTTATGCAAATTTTGTTTCTCAAATAAATGAAATCGCAATTGATGTTGCATTTTCTCATTCTCTTCTCAATACTATGGAAATCCTATTTTTTATTTCTGGTGCATTTTCAATTTTGGTAGTCTTGCTTGATTATTTTAATTCAAAAAAAGAACAAAAGTTAAAAATTGAATAA
- a CDS encoding TFIIB-type zinc ribbon-containing protein produces the protein MVKNVNPKDRCPRCGQGTLVTDATTGENFCGKCGFVITDKVDESGPEWRSFSNEGENKSRAGVPTSLAMHDMGLATVINPQNRDATGKPLTSAMKSTIERLRTWDSRSQVHEPVDRNFRQAFSELDRLKDKLAVGDAVIEKAAYIYRKALEKGLVRGRSISALIASALYAACRDTETPRTLKDIGHASNIKRKDIARCYRLLLRELNLKMPVVDPVKCISRIASKAGLSEKTKRAATKILQTAEEQKISAGKDPMGLAAAALYVACVTNGENKTQRDVAEAAGVTEVTIRNRYKGLKVALNL, from the coding sequence ATGGTTAAAAATGTAAATCCAAAAGACAGATGCCCAAGATGCGGTCAGGGCACATTAGTTACAGATGCAACTACAGGTGAAAATTTCTGTGGGAAATGTGGTTTTGTAATCACAGATAAAGTAGATGAGTCAGGACCAGAATGGAGATCATTTTCAAATGAGGGTGAAAATAAAAGTCGAGCAGGGGTGCCAACTTCCTTAGCAATGCACGACATGGGATTGGCAACAGTCATCAATCCTCAAAATAGAGATGCAACAGGCAAACCTCTCACATCTGCAATGAAAAGCACAATAGAGAGGTTAAGAACATGGGACAGTAGAAGTCAGGTTCATGAACCAGTTGACAGAAACTTTAGGCAGGCATTTAGTGAGCTTGATAGATTAAAAGATAAATTAGCAGTAGGAGATGCAGTTATTGAAAAGGCCGCATATATTTATCGTAAAGCATTAGAAAAAGGACTTGTAAGGGGTCGTTCAATTTCAGCATTGATTGCATCTGCACTTTACGCTGCATGTAGAGATACGGAAACGCCAAGAACTCTAAAAGACATAGGACATGCTAGCAACATAAAACGAAAAGACATTGCAAGATGTTATAGATTGTTATTACGAGAACTTAATTTGAAAATGCCTGTAGTAGATCCTGTAAAATGTATTTCTAGAATAGCAAGTAAAGCAGGATTGTCTGAAAAAACAAAAAGAGCAGCTACTAAAATTCTTCAAACAGCTGAAGAACAAAAAATATCTGCAGGAAAAGATCCTATGGGATTAGCAGCTGCTGCACTTTATGTGGCATGTGTTACAAATGGTGAAAATAAAACTCAGAGAGACGTAGCAGAAGCAGCTGGGGTAACTGAGGTTACAATAAGAAACAGATACAAAGGTTTGAAAGTTGCTTTAAATCTTTAA